A window of Stenotrophomonas indicatrix genomic DNA:
TTCGGGCTGGCCGGGGCAGCGGATCCGGTACGCCTTGCCACTCATGCTGCTCTGGCTCGCCGCACGTTCGATGAACTGCTCGGCAGTGTCGACCATGTTCTTCTTCAGCAGGTAGTCGTACTTGCGCTGAAGGTGCGAACGCGCATCGGCGGGACCGTACCAGCTGCCATTGCGCTGGAACTGGCACTGGGAGCCATCCAGGCTTCCGATCAACTGCGCGATCTCGCGGCGCGCATCGGCGCTCGGCGCAGCGCTGGCGACGCCGGGCGCAAGGGCCAGAGCAAGCGCGAGCAGAGGGGAATGTTTCATGGCGTGCGTTCCTTCAGCCAGTTGTCGATGGTCGCCGGCACTTCGCGCTGCGCG
This region includes:
- a CDS encoding YfeK family protein, translating into MKHSPLLALALALAPGVASAAPSADARREIAQLIGSLDGSQCQFQRNGSWYGPADARSHLQRKYDYLLKKNMVDTAEQFIERAASQSSMSGKAYRIRCPGQPEQTSAAWFGARLQALRQRTP